The following coding sequences lie in one Vespula pensylvanica isolate Volc-1 chromosome 7, ASM1446617v1, whole genome shotgun sequence genomic window:
- the LOC122630803 gene encoding ski oncogene, with protein METLLPGNTNGQSYSPQLKTVLKTYQLSAVKSLQGPSSALLGMDCKGLLQEQAPFHFSAPSRSGNCIDADRIAERIAERTSPKDLDKGNDQAPVPSILPSRLRRTNFDRPLDDSDEDPPPDRAKISCEKRDLEFQIPILTAPDQSCSERCETVLEGESISCFVVGGERRLCLPQILNTVLQDFSLQQINQVCDELQIYCSRCTRDQLEELKLSGILPRNAPSCGLITQTDAERLVSALLSRTEPCEPPHLLQNQDSIDKKACGKTDREEDSIVRFKVYHECFGKCKGIFDADLFESEDSVCIECLECGCQFSPQRFVRHAHRSLENRTCHWGFDSANWRSYLLLSRDQQNYNKLLAVFRELKEKHLVLNSKRKLELRHEPEKLIKRAKKEMGKDECATIYNGNGLGIYHPVSPVASATDPYLQMQWAVFELATRGASAFRPWSATASRKHRDSSPMVPSYLSRGPPVLQHPERVVPLSECERFEPHFQPNVALAPIPAPAIPSIAPPVHHQRHHQEHRHHSQRPQSPQNEKQQELVPKQEFAVKLEKSSPGPASSGGPASYPLFPTCATENDRKETQEKRTTVEKVGEEEESAAVTSSTVSVDPPAAEVGTSSPESDSDSEGTAAMDLEERLIALDVPQDVLELVRRLASENAQLRRHRRSDARKISRLRSQLQMQHLQSTNESVKKEEVGNASVADSTEGTEETEVSLRSSDNEPESAVQPVSNN; from the exons ATGGAGACATTATTACCCGGCAATACGAACGGTCAATCTTACAGTCCACAATTGAAGACCGTCTTAAAGACATATCAGCTATCGGCTGTGAAGAGCTTACAAGGTCCGAGCTCGGCCCTTTTGGGCATGGACTGTAAGGGTCTCTTGCAAGAACAGGCGCCCTTTCATTTCTCTGCACCGAGTCGTTCCGGCAACTGCATCGACGCCGACCGAATTGCCGAGCGAATAGCCGAGCGAACCTCTCCGAAAGACCTCGATAAAGGCAATGACCAAGCACCGGTGCCATCGATCCTTCCTTCCAGACTTCGCCGAACGAATTTCGATCGGCCGTTGGACGACTCCGACGAGGATCCACCGCCCGATCGCGCCAAAATCTCTTGCGAGAAGAGAGACCTCGAGTTTCAGATACCCATCCTCACTGCTCCCGATCAAAGTTGTTCCGAAAGATGCGAGACGGTACTCGAGGGCGAGAGCATATCCTGCTTCGTTGTCGGCGGCGAAAGGAGGTTATGTTTACCACAGATACTGAACACCGTACTCCAAGATTTTTCCCTTCAGCAGATCAATCAGGTCTGCGACGAGCTACAGATTTACTGCTCGCGATGTACTCGCGACCAGCTCGAGGAACTCAAACTTTCCGGGATTTTACCGCGTAACGCGCCTTCCTGCGGTCTGATCACTCAAACCGACGCCGAGAGGCTCGTCAGTGCTCTCCTATCGAGGACAGAACCATGCGAGCCTCCTCATCTATTGCAAAATCAAGATAGTATCGATAAGAAAGCATGTGGTAAAACCGATCGCGAGGAGGACTCTATCGTCAGGTTCAAAGTGTATCACGAGTGTTTTGGCAAGTGTAAGGGTATCTTCGACGCGGACCTCTTCGAGTCCGAGGATTCTGTGTGCATAGAGTGTCTCGAATGTGGTTGTCAATTTTCTCCCCAACGTTTCGTTAGACACGCTCATAGGTCTCTGGAAAATCGTACGTGTCACTGGGGCTTTGACTCTGCCAACTGGCGTTCTTATCTCCTACTTTCTAGAGATCAGCAAAACTACAACAAGTTGCTAGCTGTCTTTCGAGAGTTGAAGGAGAAACACCTAGTACTCAACTCGAAGCGGAAACTAGAg TTGAGACACGAAccagaaaaattaattaaaagagcgaagaaagaaatggggAAGGATGAGTGCGCGACGATCTACAACGGAAATGGATTAGGCATATATCATCCTGTATCTCCTGTGGCTAGTGCGACGGATCCATATTTACAGATGCAATGGGCCGTGTTTGAATTAGCTACCAGAGGAGCATCCGCGTTTAGGCCTTGGAGCGCTACTGCTTCTCGCAAGCATAGAGACAG CTCTCCCATGGTACCCTCGTACCTCAGTCGTGGTCCACCTGTACTGCAACATCCGGAACGCGTTGTGCCTCTATCCGAGTGCGAACGATTCGAGCCACATTTTCAACCGAACGTTGCTTTGGCACCGATACCGGCTCCTGCCATACCATCTATAGCTCCTCCTGTTCATCATCAACGGCATCACCAAGAGCATCGTCATCACAGTCAACGTCCGCAAAGTCCGCAAAATGAAAAGCAACAGGAGCTCGTACCGAAACAGGAGTTTGCCGTGAAACTCGAAAAATCGTCTCCTGGGCCGGCTTCCTCTGGCGGCCCGGCCTCCTATCCTCTCTTCCCTACGTGCGCAACggagaacgatcgaaaagagacgcaagagaaaagaacaaccGTCGAAAAAGTTggcgaggaggaggagagtgCCGCTGTAACTTCTTCGACTGTGAGCGTTGATCCACCAGCGGCAGAAGTGGGCACGTCCTCCCCTGAAAGTGATTCGGATTCTGAGGGAACCGCGGCCATGGATTTGGAGGAACGACTGATAGCACTGGACGTTCCGCAGGATGTTTTGGAGTTAGTTCGTCGTCTTGCTTCCGAAAACGCACAGTTGAGACGACATCGGCGCTCGGATGCTCGAAAAATCTCGAGGCTACGCAGTCAACTGCAAATGCAACATTTACAATCTACCAATGAGAGTgtcaaaaaggaagaagtaggAAACGCGAGTGTAGCGGATAGTACCGAAGGCACCGAGGAAACCGAAGTCTCTTTACGTTCGAGTGACAATGAGCCCGAATCGGCAGTCCAACCGGTTAGTAATAATTAG